A window of Nicotiana sylvestris chromosome 8, ASM39365v2, whole genome shotgun sequence genomic DNA:
tgttggttgtggttgaacttgaatgtccaactctctttctgttttgtttctagcttcccactccttccttgttctatgaattgttcgttcaatttcaggatcaaaagggaagaggttgtttgtgcttctactcctccgcattcaagagaagagcctgcacaacacaaacaaagtagatggaaaatttaggtttttattaacagctaataaaatcttaaaacagtcaagtagctaatatcaattccccggcaacggcaccaaaaacttgttgcgaccaaaacactcacgcaagtgtacgcgatcgacaagtaatatagtagtaagtaaagtatcgttcccacgaggaattgtgatcaacttatcgactgatgtagactcaaacaattatcaattcaagctaaattatcacaaaatatataaagaaccaatttacaatttacttagtaattaaacaataattcaatacaaaattactacaccaattacacaatattttgataacaatttgggtaaatatattcccgggtcatggacttgctagaaattatgctactattttagcttaaaatggatttattgaattatccgggttattgattataaggttaataatattcataagaatctttcgagttcttatgcatctattcaagttaaactaatacctatatgtctatggtattaatattagcaagaatgcatttacaactcctatttttcaaccaagcaaggcaattaagtatagttctatcttaattgcaaatctttcacccgatgcccaggatccggatcttgctctatttgattctatatgcaatcaagaatttcctttgtcaagtttaattcaagattcgtaaataatatttcactgttagctacgcagtaaaataattaaaagcagaatcaaataaacaacctaTAACGATAATttcaatatcttcaatctaagcttcaaacaacataattatctaacatccatgacccaagaatactagagtttttagctactcataatcatacaaaaatcaacaataaaagttttaaacataatataaacaaacaaatagaagaaagtttagaagaactctttgaatccttgctccaagatgttgttcttcttctcctttcttagctccaagatgaagctcctccttcttctatggctttttctccctcaaaatctgatctcCCCAATAATGGAGCTTTtgctttatgtaaattgagtgggattaaagaggaattccaattttacccccaaataattgatttcccggacaggactagcgcgggagcgcatgaccagcgcatgacccgcgctagtgagGTTTCTTTCGGTCCAAAACAATTGAACTAGCGCGGGAGCacatgacccgcgctagtgaggttttctcttgttaaaatgttgctgctcaacttttcgtcatttgactccatttttcacttgattactATCATAAAttctcatttgtttattgaactcctgtgagatattaaagtcatgattagagccaatttttgcattatttgaacatttacaatagtaaaccatccttaagttgagctaaaacataggctatatcAAACAATTTAGCCTATCATCACacagattatagaaggacctggttcttctatgtgttcctaatactACTGTTGAGGAATAacaaatgcggaaagtaaaagacacaagtatttttacgtggaaaatacctggctcaaaagatgaaaaaaccacgacctactacctAGTAGGAGTTTTTCCAACACTTTAttaatcactgagccaaaaataGCATTTATAAAACTCTTTGTAAatctaaggattacctctaactCTTTGTGGCAACCGGCCTctaactattgcgacaacttcaagttaactcaaACTTGAATAACACTCAGAGTACGTAgaacaattgcttctagataaagttgAAAGGTACAACTCAAAAGTATATTATAatgaaactagaataaaagacagacatttggaactggttcttctatctggttcatgtagcttcaggttcgcacacttgaatcacacaagaattgcttgcaaaatgccttgctattttgctctcaacacACGTTTAACTTCAGCATTTGTGCGTACCTATAAAATGAGAACATCCTAcaatatatagagttagtagaataggAAATAACTAAAAGTCTAATGCTTTACTCTTGCTGGTGGAAAAGTTCTAGTGACCGGCGCTTAGGAACAAGTGCTctcaagtaagcctcatcggtaattttacagaaaatcggacagagtttccccTATTTTTGGACCATCCCAAAAATTTTCCTGcctcaaatcaacaaccaaacatcctaatatcatacCAAACAATTGACAACTTGCCAATTAACAAATACAAGTCTTCACCATAACTAAACCACCAACTAACCActagaaatactaatttatctccaactttgataaatgagaacgatactcaacataagactataataaaaaaagaatactcatgacactaaaataatgactatggagcgactctaagaattcaatgaaaagaccataacaataaataaaatctctgccAACGCGAACAAGTGTGAGGCTCACCGAGACATATCGacctgtgcgctctaattaacgaaatcctcgcctACGTTAGCtgctgtctctgtaaaaaaaTTAGTGGGGAATGAGTcactagctcagtgagtaataacatttaaccacaaccgtttttatttggggacaagtcagaaacatGCTAGTATCTCAAAAAGAATATacataaaaatgccctttcagaaacaatCAATAATTTCAGTCTCATCACGCTTTTCTTGTAGTAAAATATAATTAACAATTCAGTAATAAGCTCGAtaaccactgtataatatcaTTATTCACAtttttgggaggtttcaatgaacgcatcatgtaatcggtataactatggacttcttcgcaagaagtcaaatataacggtagtccctactcgagggaaatcaGTAACGGTAtactagttctaccttcccactagcgagggctataactgtACTCTGTAATCGATAAATACAAGGtacaccaggtctaacgaacccacCGTTAGCTAtgggatccttcaaagtctcctcCCATTTATACTTTTCTTTGTAATAATAAATATTCACATGAAAACATTTTCAAAATAGTAGAGGGCATTTCaattcttatcaaatcatgtaatcCGATTTTGTTAACGGTTATCATATCTCAAATACCAGTAAAATATGTCTAGTAACATGAGAACATTTTAAATAACTGTAAACCTCTCAAGTAAACTATTCAGTACCATATCAAGTaaaggacttgtcccacatgcaatttCAAACATTCACTAACACATTTAATTTTCAAAATCATGTATAAACCATGAAGGTTATGAAAATACAAATTGCAGTAAGATTACTAATTAcagtactcgtgccgaaataccaaCTGCTTCACCTCAAGCAACTCGTACAAATTtctccaatcaatctataattacataatatcgatcTCATATTAATTGCCTCATTTATGCTAAATTCATCACTAATTTAGAATACCCAATTATCGGGGTTCATGTTTGAGTATTAGTTTGTGAATTTATATTTAATCATAGAACTAGTCCATaattctatcaatttcaaactatttGGTATAATTTACTCCTCTAAAACTAGACCTATCAGTGCTTAAACCAAACTTTTATAGCCTTATTATCTCCATAGTAATTGTATATATAAGAGAAAGGTGATATTGAATTATTTTGTACTACATGAAATTGCATAGATTCAGTGAAATAATTCAACAGATGAGAAGAAGAAGGTTAACCTCTTGAGTCGAAGGAGAACTTTAATACTTTCAATTTCAACTCCTAATTCTTCTTAAGCCTTTGCCCaaagctttcttcttcttctctggTTTCATTTTTTTCGTTTTCCTACAGAAGCCTTGGCTTCTTTTGTTTGCTAACCCTTGCCAAACCATGGCAGGTTATTATTTTTCTAAGGGGCTTCGgcccttttttttgtttctttattttcccttttttttcttgtttcattttgtttcatTGTTTTTTTGAAGTTACTTTCTtatagttattattattattattattattattattattattattatgaccaatacacccttatttaaaaaaatatagggTATTACATCCTCCTCACCTTATGAAATTCGGTCCCCGAATTTAACTCAAGTACGTACAATAGACTGAAACAAATGGGGGTACTTGACTTGCATATTATCTTCTATTTCCCAAGTAGCTTCTTCAACTGTATGATTTCTCCATAAGAATTTCACGAACACGATTTCTTTTGACCGTAGTTTTCCTATTTGTCTATCAATAACAGTCATTGGCTCATTCTCGTAAGACAACCTCTCATCGAGTGGTATAGCCGGTGCTTCAATCATTTGAGATGAGTCTGATATACATTTTCTTAGCATTGAGACGTGAAACACTAGATGAATAAAGCACACTCAGGAGAAAGTGCCAAACGATAAGCCACAATTCCCACTCGGTCTAGTATCTCATACGGTcctataaacctggggctcaacttgcctCTTTTTCCAAATccgcatcacacctttcataggggAGACTCGTAGGAACACTTTGTCCTCAATTGTGAACACTAgatctcttcttctcttatcaGGATAAGACTTTTGTCTACTTTGAGCTGTAAACAATCTTTGTCTGATCAATTGGACCTTGTCCATAGCTTCTTGTACTAGTTCGGATCCAAATAAATTAGTCTCGCCAGCTTCAAACcatccgataggagaacgacatcttcTACCATACAATAATTCGTATAGTGCCATTTGAATACTGGACtggaagctattgttgtaagcaaatttaGCTAAAGATAGATAAGCATCCCAACTacctccaaactcaagaatgcaagctctcaacatatcctccaagatctgtatAGTATGTTCAGACTGCCCGTCTGGCTATGGATGAAATGCAGTACTAAGATCAACTCGTGTACCCAATGCTTCTTGAAAAGATTTCCAAAAGTGTGAGGTAAATTGTGATCCTCTATCAGAGATGATGGATATTAGAACTCTGCGAAGCCGGACAATTTCGTTCATAAATATCTGTGCATACCTGACTCCACCATATGTAGTCTTCACTAGCAAAAAGTGTGCTGATTTCGTTagtcgatctacaatcacccatacAGAGTCATAACCTCTAAGGGTTCGTGGTAGCCCGgtgacaaaatccatagtaattctttcccatttccactctggaatctcaattTGTTGTAGTAGTCCCGTGGGTCGCTGATGCTCAGTCTTGACCTGCTGACAAGTCAAATAACTAGAAACAAAGTTAGCAATATCTTTCTCCATACCTTCCCACTAATAAAATTGCTTCAGGTCATGGTATATCTTTGTGGATCCAGGATGTATAGTGTATTTAGAGTTGTGGGCTTCTTCAAGAATAGCATGTCTCAACCCATCTACGTCTGCTACACATAGCCTGTCACCTATTTGAAGAACACCATCACTTTCACCAATCATATCCTTGCTTTTACCAGCTAAAACCTCATCTCTGTATTTACATAATCGTTCATCCTCATATTGGATGGCCTTAATGCGCTCAACTAATGAAGACTTAGCTTGAGCACAAGCCAACAATGCCTCTGAATTTCCGACACTAAATCTGATACCTGTATCTTCTAGTCTCTGAATATCTTTGGCCAAAAGTCTCTTTGCAGGGGctatatatgccaaactccccatagattttctactcaatgcatcagccaccacattggttgttccaggatgatacaaaatagaacAATCATAGTCTTTGAGTAGTTCCATCCAACGACGCTGCCAAAGATTTAGATCTCTctgctgaaagatatactttagcttttatggtcagtataaatctcacaagtttcACCGtatagataatgtctccaaattttTAGAGCAAATACCACTGCAGCCATCTCCAAATCATGTGTAGGATAGTTTTGCTCGTGCTTTTTCAATTGTCTCGAAGCATAAGCTATAACACGACCATTTTGCATGAGAACACATCCTAATCGCACCCTCGAGGCGTCACAGAATACTATAAATCCTCCAGAACCTGATGGTAAGGCTAATATTAGTGCAATTGTCAAAcatgttttgagtttttgaaagCTCTGCTCACATTCCTCCATCCACTAAAACTTTACATTTTTCTGTGTTAGCTTGGTCAGCGACGCTGCTATTCCGGAGAAATTCTGTACAAAATGCCTGTAATAGCCTGCTAAGCAtaaaaagctgcgaatctctgtaggAGAAGTAGGCCTGGCCATTTCTGCACAGCTTTagtcttcttaggatctaccatAATTCCATCTTTGGATACAACATACTCTAAAAATGCTACCGAGTCTAGCCAAAATTcatacttcgagaacttagcataaagctgATGTTCTCTCAAAGTCTGCAACACAGTCCTGAGATAATCCTCGTGTTCTCCTTGGCTACGagaatatatcaggatatcatcaataaatactattacaaatctatccagaaacggcttgaacaccctattcattaaatccatgaaggCCACTGGAGCATTAGTCTGTCCGAAAGGCATCACgagaaactcatagtgcccgtatcgagttctgaaagcagtcttagaaatatcttcatctttgattctaGGTTGATGATAACCAAAACAGAGGTCAATTTCTGAAAAGTGGGCAgctccttgtaactgatcaaacatgtcatctatacggggcaaaggatatttattgcgtattgttatcttgttcaactgcctgcaGTCAATGCAAATTCTCAGGGATCCGTCTTTCTTATTTACGAACAGTACCGATGCACCCCATagtgatacactaggtctaataaaacccttatctaacaaatcttgtaactgttgctttagctccctcaactctgctggtgccattcgATATGGGGGTATCGATATGGGTTGTGTGTCAGGtagcaaatcaataccaaagtgtATTTCTTGTACTGGAGGCAATCTTGGTAAAtcctcaggaaatacatcagaaaattctCTCACTACTGGTACATTTTCTATACTAACTGTTTCCTTTCTTGTGTCATTTACAATAGCTAAGAGACCCAAGCAACCTTTCTTCAAAAGTCGTTGAGCCTTCATAAAAGATACAATTTTGCAAGTCTCTGGAACCTGACTCCCTCTTAGAATAAAACTGGGTTCATTTggtatctcaaaccttactatctttgcatgacaatcgactatagcatagcaagaagataaccaatccatttccatcagcatgtcaaagtcaatcatatcaagtacAATAAGGTCAGCTAGAGTATCTCTACACTTAACCCGAATCTGACAAGCACGATACACGTATTCAGCTAATAGAGACTCTCCAACAGGAGTAGCAACTAGAAAAGGATCATTCAATAGCTCAGGTTGTCTACTAAACCTCAAAGCAAAGtacgaggacacataagaatgaTTAGATCCCGGATTAATTAACGCAAGTGCATCAAATGAACAGAAAGAAAGAATACCTATAACTACTGCATTCGATGCCTGAGCACCCTGtctagtaaatgcaaaaactctcgcctgacctctaccagcaTTCTCTTGTCCTTGATTCACAGTAGCACGGTCTGCAGCACCTCGACCTTTGTTTCCTGTACCTGTAGCACCTGAAGTATTACGAGTAGTCTGAGTCGGTGCAGCTGACTGAATAGAAGCCTGGTTAAAATTTCTCGGAGGCTGAGGCCAATCCCTCAAGTGATTTCCCAACTGGCCACACCGAAAGCACTCTCCCATTAGAACATGACATTGGCCCAAATGTAATCTACCACAGGTCTGGCAGACTGGAGTAGTGGCATATATCTGCCCAGAATTACGATGTCCAGAAGATGATGGTGCCCTATTACCTTGTCTATAATGTGGTCCGTATGTGGACTGTGAAGACATGTGTGTCCCTGTCTGAGAACcctgttattgttgttgtcccCGATTTCCTGCTCTTCTATTTTCACTAAAACCACCACTGAAAGCCCCTCCTGTCTTGGCCTTCTTACGTAATTCACTAGCCACGCCCTCTTCATGTCCCTTGTTTTCAATCATTCTAGCAAGGTCGACTACATCAGAGTAGGATAAAGTCTTCATCTGTAGGGCTACTTCAGTGTATAGAAGACCAACcaatccatcaacaaacctctaaATTCGAGCTTCTTCGGTAGGCACTAAGTGAGGAGCATATATAGCCAGCTTACAAAACTTAGTGTTATATGTTGACACATCCATATCTGGAGTCTAAACCAATCTTTCAAAGTCTCTAGCATATTGTTGCATCAGACTGTCTGGAAGAAAATGATTCTTGAACAACTTAGTGAACTCGTCCCATGTCAGTGGTGGTGCTCCTGTTGGCCTTCCTAGCAATACAGTTTCATACCATGTGTTGGACATATCCTCTAGTTTGTATGTCGCGAGCTCCACAGCTCTCTCACTAGAACATCCAAGAGCACGTAATGCCTTAAGTGTCCCATCCAAGAAACTTTGAGGATCTGCTGAATTATCGGAACCTAtgaattttggtgatttcaatTTCAGGAACTCATGTAGGGATACTTCCTTATCCCGAAAGGCTGAGTCTGTGTAGGTGCTTGTGTCTGTAAAGTAGCCTGAGGAGCTGAACTTCCGCCCTGAGTAGGCACCAATGCCTCTAACACATTCAATAATCTTGCCACTGCATCTGCAGGTAAGGCAACAATAGGTACAACAGTTGGCACTGGTGGTGGAGCGTTCTGAACTCCCTGCTCTTGCACTTGATTTGGCATAACAGCTTGGGTTTGACCCATGTTCCCAACTAGAGGTTGGGGAGCagtctgtcttctagtttgatgaaCCCCAACTTGACCGCCACCCCGGGTAGCACCACGTCCAGCACCAGGTCCAGCAGATGAGGGTGTGCGTGTCCTAGCTATCTGCGAAAGAaatattccaaagtcaatctcaagttatctcaatgcacgatcaaagaatgaaagaagggaaaatatttcTAGATGTTCAGTAGCCTCAAGATCATAAGTATGCGCGCCTACATACCcatgaacaagactctactaaacattgcTCCATGCCTCGGGACTTAAAGCCTAAGAtatgataccaactttgtcacgacccaatttaggattgtgaccggtgcttaggagcaagtgctcccaagtaagccttatcggtaattttacagaaaatcggacagagtttaCCTTGTTTTTTGACCATCCCAATAATTTTCCTGTatcaaatcaacaaccaaacatcctaatatcatacCAAATAATTGACAACTTATCAATTAACCAATACAAGTCTCCACCATAACTAAACCACCAACTAACCActagaaatactaatttatctccaactttgataaaggagaacgatactcaacataagactataataacaaaagaatactcatgacactaaaataATGACTATAGGGAGACTCTAAGAATTCAATTAAAAGacgataacaataaataaaatctctgaccacgcgaacaagtgcgaggctcaccgaGAAATATCGACCGGTGCGCTCTATTTAACGAAATCTTCGCCTGCATCAACTgttgtctctgtaaaaaaaattaGCGGAAAATGAGTtactagctcagtgagtaataacacttaaccacaaccgttttatttggggacaagtcagaaacatgctagtatctcaaagagaaaatacgtaaaaatgccctttcagaaacaattaataattttcagtctcatcacGCTTTTCTTGTAGAAAAATATAATTAACAATTCAGTAATAAACTCGATAACCACTGTATAAAATCAGTATTCACATTTTTGGGAGGTTTCAATAAATGtatcatgtaatcggtataagTATGgacttcttctttagaagtcaaatataacggtagtccctactcgagggaaatcggtaacggtatgctagttataccttcccactagcgagggcgaTAACTGTACTCTGTAATcggtaaatacaaggtgcaccatGTCTAACGAACCtgccgttagctacgggatccttcaaagtctcctcCCATTTATACTTTTCTTTGTAATAATAAATATTCACATGAAAGCATTTTCAAAAtagtacagggcatttcaattctTATTAAATCATGTATCCGATTTCGGTAACGGTTATCATATCTCACATACTAGTAAAATATGTCTAGTAAAATGAGAACATTTTAAATAACTGTAAACTTCTCAAGTAAACTATTCAGTACCATATCAAGTaaaggacttgtcccacatgcaatttCAAACATTCACTACCATATTTAATTTTCAAAATCATGTATAAACCATGAAGGTTATTAAAATATAAATTGCAGTAAGATTACTAATCAcagtactcgtgccgaaataccaaCTGCTTCACCTCAAGCAACTcgtacaaattcctccaatcaatctataaGTACATAATATCGATCTCATATTAATTACCTCATTTATGCTAAATCCATCGCTAAtttagaatacccaatcatcgggG
This region includes:
- the LOC138876196 gene encoding uncharacterized protein, with amino-acid sequence MGDCRSTNEISTLFASEDYIWWSQPDGQSEHTIQILEDMLRACILEFGGSWDAYLSLAKFAYNNSFQSSIQMALYELLYGRRCRSPIGWFEAGETNLFGSELVQEAMDKVQLIRQRLFTAQSRQKSYPDKRRRDLVFTIEDKVFLRVSPMKVFHVSMLRKCISDSSQMIEAPAIPLDERLSYENEPMTVIDRQIGKLRSKEIVFVKFLWRNHTVEEATWEIEDNMQVKYPHLFQSIVRT